The Sinorhizobium fredii genome contains the following window.
GGTCGTGCCCATCGGCGCGAGAATGCGACGCAACACAAAGATCTTCTGCAGGTCCTGGCGCGGCACCAGCAGGTCTTCCTTGCGCGTGCCGGACTTCAGGATATCCATGGCCGGGAAGATACGCTTGTCGGCGACCTTGCGGTCAAGGACGATTTCCGAGTTGCCGGTGCCCTTGAACTCTTCAAAGATGACTTCGTCCATGCGGCTGCCCGTGTCGATCAGCGCCGTCGCGATAATCGTCAGCGAGCCGCCTTCCTCGATGTTGCGGGCCGCGCCGAAGAAGCGCTTTGGCCGCTGCAGCGCATTGGCGTCGACACCGCCGGTGAGCACCTTGCCTGATGACGGAACGACGGTGTTGTAGGCACGTCCGAGGCGCGTAATCGAATCGAGCAGAATGACCACATCGCGGCCGTGCTCAACGAGGCGCTTGGCCTTTTCGATCACCATCTCGGCCACCTGCACGTGGCGCGTCGCCGGTTCGTCGAACGTCGAGGAGACGACTTCGCCCTTCACCGAGCGCTGCATGTCGGTCACTTCTTCCGGCCGCTCGTCGATCAGGAGAACGATCAGATAGCATTCCGGGTGATTGGCGGTGATCGAATGGGCGATGTTCTGCAGGAGAACCGTCTTACCGGTACGCGGCGGCGCGACGATCAGGCCGCGCTGGCCCTTGCCGAGCGGCGCCACCAAGTCGATGACCCGGGCAGACAGGTCCTTGGAGGTCGGTACTTCC
Protein-coding sequences here:
- the rho gene encoding transcription termination factor Rho, which translates into the protein MAEMKLQDLKNKTPTDLLAFAEELEVENASTMRKQELMFAILKNLATQEIEIIGEGVVEVLQDGFGFLRSANANYLPGPDDIYISPSQIRRFSLKTGDTVEGPIRGPKEGERYFALLKVNTINFDDPEKIRHKVHFDNLTPLYPNERFKMELEVPTSKDLSARVIDLVAPLGKGQRGLIVAPPRTGKTVLLQNIAHSITANHPECYLIVLLIDERPEEVTDMQRSVKGEVVSSTFDEPATRHVQVAEMVIEKAKRLVEHGRDVVILLDSITRLGRAYNTVVPSSGKVLTGGVDANALQRPKRFFGAARNIEEGGSLTIIATALIDTGSRMDEVIFEEFKGTGNSEIVLDRKVADKRIFPAMDILKSGTRKEDLLVPRQDLQKIFVLRRILAPMGTTDAIEFLIDKLKQTKTNGDFFDSMNT